The genome window ACAAATGAACGTACAATTCTGCTTCATGTTGCAGTGAAATCTCTGTGATAGACGTGTGTATACTGATACCCGTATGTACCATTTTTGAGTCCCATTTTAACTGGTCTTTTCAGCTACTTGACCAGCTGCTGATCTCAGACACACTGGATTACCAGGCTTGTTCTGTACTCAAATTCTGGATTCACTCAGTTTTGTGTAGAGGGATCTAGACTAGGGAGAGAGATTTGCGCTGTATTACAGTTTTGCCATAATTAGAACTACCAGATTTAGCAAATAGAAATACAGGGCATGTAATTAAATTTGAACTCCAATTCAGATTCAATTACTCATTTAAGCAATGTTTTTAATGTTGTCCAGcattttatctggcaactctaGACATTTATCATAAAGAGCAGGAATTGCAATGActtagataaaaatgaaatacatttcatattaACTTCAGACATCTTTTTTTGTTGTGAAAATAAGGCtagtctttcttttccacttctaAAGAATGCtatagaagtttaaaaagaatatcaTTTAAGCTCTTCCCTCAACAGTTTTGTAAAAGGAGCAAAAAAGGGCGGGGTGCCTGGCCGattcagttggtggaacatgcaactcttgatcttgtggttgggggttcaagccccatgttgggtgcagaaataacttaaaatctttaacaaaggcggggaggggggtggacaAAAAAGgttatggttttaaaataaattgctttaaaaaataaatgtaccagAACTTATGTATTACTGCAAATACCTAAACATagtaaaaacaatataaattgcTTTACCATTCAGCCAATTAAAAATGTCCCTCTGGCCTAAAAGGATCAAAATGTAGGAGACTGTGGATATTCACCAGAACCCTTCATTTTTTCAACGTCTTCATCTGTTTCAGGGCTGCTCATCGTGGATGCTTTTTCTTGATTACTACTATCAGTATCTGTTTTAGATGGTTTGTTTTGTATCTCTAATGGCCGTGACTTCTTGAACTGCCATCCATCATCGGTATCTAAAGCTTTACGTTTAATGATCTGCGGCACACCACTAGCCGCACTAGCTTCAGGAATGTCAGCGTATTCTACCATTAAGGTTAGGTTGTCTATCACATCGAGTTGGTGGTTAGCAGTACAGCTACTTTTAGAAATATGCCTATTTTTCAAGGAGATAACACATGAATGAAGAAATTCACAATCTGGAAAAAAGGTCCGTAAAGCttgacaaagaaaaatgttctccTGAGGGTCTTTTTCTATGTTCTctcctaaacaaaataaaacaacagttcaacatacaatatttgttctacAAAGCTTTTGCAGCAATCTGTTTTTCAGTAAAGTTAAAAAGACTTTAACTGAACAGTTACATCAAATCCTCTAAATTGAGAAAAATGGTGTGCATAATCCCAAATTCTAATTTATACGCCCCTATATTCTAAAAGAAGgtttaagttgtatttttttaatagcaatatAGTCTAGCTACAAATACCTTTATTTAGTAGGATTTACAAGTATtaacaaaacaattatttttaacccTAAGGTAGATGATCAGTTAGTGCAGGCAGCTCACCCGTAACTCACGTCAGTGAGACTTTTTTTAACGCATGGAAGGTAGTGATGTGTGAACTTTTTACTTACGTGCTACTTGAATTtgtgcctgttttctttttttaatttcccgtTTCAATCTAGTTACGTCCTTTAGTAGTTTCTCTACCGCTCGCTCACTGTGCTCTACTTTCTTGCATATACTCTGCCAAGTAAAGGAATTTAAGGGCATGGATAAAATTCAAGTTGTGTCCTACAGTCTAGGTTCACAAAGTATAGGAAATCCTTTGTGGTACACAGTATCAAGTATTATTAGCCTTTATAAACactttattttgctattttctgaAGGAATTCAACAAGCATTTACATGGTGCTTTATAGgttataaaatgttttccagaTGTAATAACTTCCCATTTATACACAGCTTTATCACACCAGTTATCTGCTTGATaggacacagaaataaaatatttcagtcacTTTGGAACAAAAAAATACTGCAGTATTTTGAGAAATGCACATTTACTGCAAACATCTAACATTAAGAAACTGACAATAaggaaaagtaactttttttgttatgaaaaaaCTGTTACAGATTTTTAATTAGTGTAGAAGAAATGACTTTTGAAAAGCAGACTGGCCTTACCAGTTATTAGTTTTAAGTACTAGTTAAAATACCCTCTGGAAATaccttaaggaaataataaataaaataaaataaaataccttaaggaaataataaaaacttacgTAAGATGATGTTTCTTGGTATACTTCAAATCAAAAGTAACTAATTTCCAATTATAGGGTAATATGTTGTTACATCTAGTTTTAGAATGTTACTTTTTTACTTCTTCATGCTTAGTTttaaaatggatacattttaggattatcttCCCAGCCTATTTCTCACCATCTTATCCACCATGCCATAAAAGTTTACCAGTGACCCCTTTACCGACTTTCACCCTAACTGACCCAAGCAGAGATACATAGCCAGCAGACAAATCTCAATCTTCGGAACAGATCTTAATGTTTTTCTCTGGTTAGCCAGTGAATGAACAAACAGATCTGTAGGTACTACGCAGGAAACCAATGTGCAGACACAAGGGGAAAAAGTACGTTCTGGTGGCATTCCACCTCCTGGTACCAATTTCTTCCTGAAGCTCGGCCGCTTTCTGTCTGCAGTTCCTGTAACAGACCTCTACATTCCTTGTTTTAGGCCAAGTTAGTACTTTTGACATAAAAGTTCTAATATATTGCTATATGAAGTACATAGCCAttaaaaagaactgaagaatatGTAACAAAAATGCTtattaatgtttttgaaaaatgcttcATGACGTTAAAGAAAAATCATGGCAGAAATTTATAAGTTTCCATCACTGTCGACTATGTAAAAGCATTTATGTATTagggaaaaactagaaaatatggcaaaatgaaaatagttatGTTACAATGATGGGGTCTGGatgtttctattttctaaaattccCATGTTAccattcacattaaaaaatagcaatattaGTAGTGTGAAATGTATTAACCTCACTTCTCTTAATTTGCCTTATCAATGAATATGGTGGCCATGGAATATACTACTCACATCTCCATTTGGGAGAAGCCTAGTTGACTAAAGGCCCCAGCTACCATCATTTTGGGTCCATTACTGAAGCCATGCTTCCCCTAGGCTGCTCTTAACCAGTGACTGAACACAGTGGGCTATTAGTACAAATCCATTCCAGTAGGAAAGCTTTGCTCAGAGTCCTCAGCAGCCTGGCTGAAATCACTCTGGCCCTGCAGTCTAAAGGTCTCTCTACCCAAATGTCCTCCCCTTCCTGTCTGTCTCCTTTCTCTGGTGTCGGACTCGGCATTACAACTCTCACGgcctgctcctgctcctcccccctcttATCTTTCTCAGGCCTAATAAATCTCTTACATGTCTAATCCCATCTTGAGGTCTCCTTCTCCAGCTGATTCAATGAGATAGAATTTAGCACCGTGGTAGATTATTTTGTTCTCAAATACTGCTTCCCTTTTTAGggaaagaattatatatatataaatataatacataattcctataatacataatataatatatattagggAAGGAatcatgtattatatttatatataaaggatTATACATATCCTATCTACTGCCATGAAATAGAGATATATATAATCcggccaatgaaatgtgagtgGAAGCGACCTGCCAGCTCTGAGAAGTTTTAAGAGCTGCTGTGAAGTGTCtccgctctcttgctctcttcccttgtcATGAGAAGAGCACGTCCCACATACGGGTGCTCTTTCAGTCTGGACCCCGGAATGAAGACGGCACTTAGAAGAGCACAGCTGCAGCCAGGATATAATGTGAGACTAAACTTTAGTTCTGGTAGGCCACTGAGACTGAGGTCTTTGTTACTGAACCTGAactactataaaaatataaacctaaTCAAATGCCAAGTTATCCCTAAAGATTTCAGTTATCAATTTGATATGAACTCTCCAAGTAGTCTTTAAGTGTTTGATATGTTAACTTACCTTTAATTCCTCTTGTAAAGAAgcatacatttcatttattttatgtacctcCTTTAAAGATCCATCCTCTGTAAAAAATTCAGAGCTGCAAAAATTAGCATTTTGTCAGGCAAATATATAGAAATCATTTTAATGCCACAATGAAACACATATCCGTAGTTGAAAAGATTCTTTTTACTCGTTTTGTAGGGACCATATTTTGTCAACCCACTTGTTCACAGCAAAATCAATCAGAAAACTTAGTTCAGGGacgcctgagcggctcagtgggttaagcctctgccttcagatcaggtcatgatctcagggtcctgggattgagccccatgtcaggctctccgctcactggggagcctgcttcccacccctctctcttcctgcctctctgccaaataaataaataaaatcttaaaaaaaaaaaaaaaacccacaaaaaattaCAGTTCAGTAGCCTATATGAGTGAATCTTGGCTAAAGCctcatattatttaatattcagtCTAATTTCATGCCTTTATAATCTAAATTGCTGCCTTAGAAAATTGAGACTAGCTATTTATTATTAGAATACATATGTGGACTTACACAGGGTATGAAACACCCCTCCTTGTTTGTATATTATAAATGGACAAGTGCTAGAAGGAAATACGGAGAAAGTAAAAACAGTCTGGTTTACGTGTGTAAGGTTGTCATTGTTCTTTCGTTTTTATTctgtgtaataaaaaataaatttcaaaacatgAATAAGGAAAGCAGCTGAAGAGCCTCACCTGTGTGTTTTTACTGCTCGGCTAAAACCAGCAGACTCACAGGAACCTGACATGGTTTTATAACCCAGCTGTTCCGACATGCCCAGATTGGCCACCACTAATGGTATCCTgtgaaaaagtctgaaaaaataaaattttaacttaaagtGAAATATTAGCATCCAACTATTACATACCTATATAAacttatacatattatatacagagTACCTTTCCCctgcaagattaaaaaacaacaacaaaaaaccccattcTAAACTACTTACCTGAGATAGAATTTATTGACTTGAGgcaaatgccttttaaaaattgtgtaaagGTCccggatatgaggaagtggtgatgcaacatgggggcttaagtgggtagaagaagaatcaatgaaacaagatgggattgggagggagacaagccataagtgactcttaatctcacaaaacaaactgagggttgctggggggagggggcttgggagaagggggtgggattatggacattggggagggtatgagctgtggtgagtgctgtggggtatgtggacctggcgattcacggacctgtacccctggggataaaaatatatgtttataaaaaataaaaaattttaaaattaaaaaaaaaaagcagtgaagaGGGCATTGCGTAAGATAGTTGTgtgaaaataatactttaatggctattttaacatgtaaaaatagGCAGTATTGTTGAGATTTATCCTGTCTTCCATGAATAAAATTAGTTGGTATTCTTTTACTTAACCCTCATATTCCACGAGAATGTTCTATAacttggtgggggggtggtgttAACTCATTTTGGTGAGCCATCAAGAATGACCTTGCTTCCCTGCAGAGTTAGAGAAAAGCTGCTCAAGTACCTAAGCTTGGTTCCATGTCGCGTCCTTCTGCAACCAGTTCTCTACCTCATGGGAAATAGTAACAAATCCTCAGTGCCAAAACACATGTCAGCGTTCCATACCGGGCTTCTAATTTCCTTATCTAACCTTCATTCTCCCATCTGAGAGACATGGCAGACCAACTTCGGTTATTGTGACGATCTAATGcaacaatatttgaaaatgtttggtAAGAGGCTAAAAGTATAATGAAAGCATTgggtatatttttctattaacttAAAATAGCCAGTGACTGGCCAACACTGACCCCTTCTGAGGTTTATATAAGGCATGCTCCAGCCGGTGAGTAGAGCAGCTTTCCGTTATTATGCTTGGTGTTAACAGTAGAAAAACAAGTTCCCGGCTTGAGAGGTGATTTTGTAAGTTTTTGTGAAGCAGTCGCTCTCTGAATGTCATGATCTGGTCTGAATGACGTCGGAATTTGTACCAACCAACCACAGCctgagagaaaatacaaaaaaaatcaggTGTATACCTTAATGGTTATAATGGTTATGTGTCTTACTATCATAATTAAGCAATAAAGTTGACAGCCTTACAAATGGCTTTCTCAAACTTAGCAAGATTTGAGGCATAGATAAACAAAGCACAAACTTTAGTATATACTTtactcttttttctatttatttttttaaatattttatttttaaaatagcaaatacccaactgactgagccacccaggcatccctacactttacttttaaagtatgcaaactGATTTATAGTCATTCAGTTAAAGTCCATTTAGttaatgtagagaaaaaaaaattcctaacttCCTCTAGCTCCTAGAggtatttgctattttaaaatcatagtttTCAGTcataatttaaatgaagaaaacaagttAACATCCTGTTTGGGTTCTTGGTTTGCTAAATAAGTAAACTGAACCCAACAACTTTTaactgaaatttatatggaaatgataTCACCTAATCCACAGAGCAGGTTTCAAAATTGAATAAGATCCTATGAAATGGTTTTATAAACTGTAACATCTGCTGAACAAATTTGTAAGtattactaaatttttttaaactggaaaaatGAATCTCATTCGCTGAGAACTTGGTAATTACAAGATGAAAGCAACCGCTTTGCTTAGAGATCTGTATATGACGACTTTAACAACGAAGTTTTATATCTGTACATTTAaacagaggaaattaaaatgagttctcttctttttaaaaccaaaaaatttttacaggtacattttaaatgtaaaatataatgtaattttataataaaatgtaaaatattaaaaaagcattttcatcaaaggatggtttttaaatttctcttactGAATCTACTTTTATTCTCAACTCAGAgatcaaaatgttttaagaaggaaccctccctccctcaccattttgtatttggaaaaaaaaccctattttgaTCACTCAACAAGTCTTAGCACCAAGTATGTGTAGAGGGTTCAAATGAGGTTCTATATAGTGAAGTGCTAGTAACTCCAGCTATGGAAAATAACAGGAATGAGTTAGGTCCTAGAATAAATGGGCTGGGAAGGTGTGTGGTAGGAATATAGGAGAGGATCAACGCTAATTAGAATCGTTGAGGAGGAGAACAAGAGTAATACTTTGAATGACTAGTTCTGCTCTCAGAGCACAACTTTGAATTTCTGGAAAGAACAAGCCTTTCCTCACCTGCTTATAGGACATTGTGAAGACAAGTGCTGCTTTAAAATTCTGTCAAAGTATTAGATGTTTTTCAGGCTgaaaataatacacataacaccaaacaaacaaaaggtcaGTTAGGGAATACCTTTTTGACACttgataatattttcttcagtGCCTGCTCATTTAGTTCACCAGAAGAATTATAAAAGCTGTAAAACAAGccaaaattaaaagcatttcaaATAGGCTAAAAATGATTTTACTAGCACTTTTAATGTTAGTTACTCCTTACCCAACCAACATCCATATATGCACTTGCTGGTCAGATCAAGTTCTAAAAATAGTAACAGAGAAATTTCCTCAAATTAACAGACCTAAAATGGTAGAAATGTGAGGCCCATAaacaacaagaaaggaaaaggagtggagaaatttcaagaaataaatttGGGCATCATATTTTCTTGAGCCTAAAACAAACTatccattaaatataaaaagttttaagTCTACATAGCCAGTTCACAATTCATTCACAATCTgcttattaaaactttttttacaATACTGATACATACCAAAGAACGTATGAGTAATGAAACACAACAACAAACAGTTTATTTATTGCTAATTCCAAAAGCTGTACTTCTATTACGTTGAGAAGCACTTTAGGTGCGGGTccttctggggtttttttggtggggcGGACAAGGTGCTTAGACTTTGGTTTGTCTTTGTCCTGCTGGAAGGTCAAAGATGTAGGAAGGACTGGAAGGATAATTCTAGAAGATTCTGAAGTGTCTACTTGCAGCTTTCCTCCTTCTCCAACAATAGTGGACGCAGATAATACTCTCCTCTTTTTAACATTCACTGAAATCAACAATATTCCTTTCTATGATGGTGAAATACCTGTCATGCAAACTCCTTTGTAAATAATATTCACTGTAGTAAGGCTTTTACTGGTGGTTCTAATCTGTACTGAAAAAACTTACGTatgtcaaacaaaaaaatacattctgataagcaatgttttttttttaaatttacgactta of Mustela nigripes isolate SB6536 chromosome 1, MUSNIG.SB6536, whole genome shotgun sequence contains these proteins:
- the ABRAXAS1 gene encoding BRCA1-A complex subunit Abraxas 1 isoform X1, with product MDDVEVIYTIDIQKYIPCYQLFSFYNSSGELNEQALKKILSSVKKAVVGWYKFRRHSDQIMTFRERLLHKNLQNHLSSRELVFLLLTPSIITESCSTHRLEHALYKPQKGLFHRIPLVVANLGMSEQLGYKTMSGSCESAGFSRAVKTHSSEFFTEDGSLKEVHKINEMYASLQEELKSICKKVEHSERAVEKLLKDVTRLKREIKKRKQAQIQVARENIEKDPQENIFLCQALRTFFPDCEFLHSCVISLKNRHISKSSCTANHQLDVIDNLTLMVEYADIPEASAASGVPQIIKRKALDTDDGWQFKKSRPLEIQNKPSKTDTDSSNQEKASTMSSPETDEDVEKMKGSGEYPQSPTF
- the ABRAXAS1 gene encoding BRCA1-A complex subunit Abraxas 1 isoform X2; the protein is MTFRERLLHKNLQNHLSSRELVFLLLTPSIITESCSTHRLEHALYKPQKGLFHRIPLVVANLGMSEQLGYKTMSGSCESAGFSRAVKTHSSEFFTEDGSLKEVHKINEMYASLQEELKSICKKVEHSERAVEKLLKDVTRLKREIKKRKQAQIQVARENIEKDPQENIFLCQALRTFFPDCEFLHSCVISLKNRHISKSSCTANHQLDVIDNLTLMVEYADIPEASAASGVPQIIKRKALDTDDGWQFKKSRPLEIQNKPSKTDTDSSNQEKASTMSSPETDEDVEKMKGSGEYPQSPTF